In Wenyingzhuangia fucanilytica, the following are encoded in one genomic region:
- a CDS encoding T9SS type A sorting domain-containing protein, whose amino-acid sequence MKKITQILLLFTCAISFAQIVPPTYSWSNKADYEINGEVTFKPGDMISVEITYTLGSTDGNADTFNFVLISLQDEAEANKGALDSGWSNTPVEGTTSKFPGPGTGGVTTASITIPESIALSSSTTDLTYRLLNYMAYNKGGGSEITYGGPNAGDPTIVYIRTQEEINSLSTKSINKSKLTTAHYDANNDVIVFDNNIKGAFKIYDILGRTASAGNIENTIDVSSLISGIYILTTEQGVLKFVK is encoded by the coding sequence TCAAATCTTATTATTATTTACTTGTGCAATTTCATTTGCTCAAATAGTGCCACCAACCTACTCTTGGTCTAACAAAGCTGACTATGAAATTAACGGAGAAGTTACCTTTAAACCTGGTGATATGATTTCTGTTGAAATTACCTATACATTAGGTTCTACTGATGGAAATGCCGACACATTTAACTTTGTACTTATTTCATTACAAGATGAGGCGGAAGCTAACAAGGGCGCATTAGATTCTGGTTGGTCAAACACACCTGTAGAAGGGACAACAAGTAAATTTCCTGGCCCAGGAACAGGAGGAGTTACCACTGCAAGTATAACAATCCCAGAAAGTATTGCTTTATCTTCATCAACTACAGATTTAACTTATAGATTATTAAACTACATGGCTTATAACAAAGGTGGTGGTAGCGAAATAACCTATGGAGGACCTAATGCTGGTGACCCAACCATCGTATATATTAGAACCCAAGAAGAAATAAACTCTCTTTCTACAAAAAGCATTAACAAGTCAAAATTAACAACTGCTCACTACGATGCTAATAATGATGTTATTGTATTTGACAACAACATTAAAGGAGCTTTTAAAATCTATGATATTCTAGGAAGAACTGCTTCTGCAGGAAATATTGAAAACACCATAGATGTTTCTTCATTAATTTCTGGAATTTATATTCTAACAACAGAACAAGGAGTATTAAAATTTGTAAAATAA